TGATGACATGAGGGTTTCTAGAACTCAAACTTCTATTGACTTGTAACAAAAGCACTGTTGGGCAAAAACGCCTCACATAAAAGCACTCTCAAAACAGTCACTGATTATGACACAAGATTTAAGAACATATAGATTTCACAAAACTACGAGATTTTAAAAAAGCTACCAGCAATGGAACATCGAAAAGTagattcaaacaaggaaataaACAAACTCATTCTCTGCATTTTGCTGTTCTGTTTCGTtgtaaaaaaaaacagatttcCTGCCGCAGTTTAGCATACGTGACGAGTACCTAATCTCCAAACTGGAAGGATGGAAGCAATCAATTAGCATAGACTCGGATAAAGCACACTCATGTGAAGTCAGGGTTCTCCAATCACATACTCCAAACAAGCTAACATAATGGAAACCAGAACATAACCACAAGGCTTGAAGATTAGAATCATCTATGCTTTTCTCTGACCATGAACAACTTAAATAATGTTAGCATTGCCTTTTGTCAGCACCGCAAAGTTGCCTTCTGTTGGCACAATGGCTTTGCCTTCTGTCGCTTTGAAATCAGCGGGTTTCTCTTCTGTCGCTTTGAAACCATGAACAACTTAAATAATGTTAGCGTTGCCTTCTGTCGCTTTGAAACCAGCGGGTTTCCCTTCTGTTGCTTTAAAACCAGCAGCTTTGCCCTCTGTCACTTTGAAACCAGCGGCTTTGCCCTCTGTCGCTTTGAAACCAGCGGGTTTCCCTTCTGTTGCTTTGAAACCAGCGGCTTGGCTTCTGTCGCTTTGAAACCAGCCGCTTTGCCCTCTGTCTTTGAAACCAGCCGCTTTGCCTTCTGTCTTTGAGACCGGATATCCTTGAACAAACTTTCTCAACCTCCGTATTTCACCAACACAAGAAAGCCATTCGGTAAGAATTTCCATTGTTATATAATCAGGATTACAGGCCTGTTCAACCATTCGATCCATAAATTGAAATGCCTTCTCTAATAAATTGTTCTCTCTAAGGCCTTTGAACAAGGCATTGAACGTTTGGGTATTAGGTCTCACCCCCTTATCCTTCATATCATCCATCAAATAAAGAGCTTGTTCCACATCATTCTTCTTACAGAGAGAATTTATTAAATCATTGTATATTACTGTATTCGGAGGTATCTTTGACTTAGAACCCATGTCTCTGAAGATTCTCATGGCTTTGTCAATATCACCATCCAAGCAATGTGCATGAATCAATGTACCAAAAGTGACCACAGTGGGAACAATACCCTCATCCCTCATCCTGTCAAGTACTTTATGTGCACTTTTGAAGTCCCCAGCTTTGCTTAAGTAGGCAAGCAAGGTGTTGTATGTCACACTATCAGGCTTCACTCCAGACGCTTCCATTTCCTCAATCATCTCATGAATCTTATCAGGCTTATTTTTACTGGAGAACCCATTAATCATTACATTGTAGGAAACATTATCCATGGAGAACCCAGCTTCCTTCAACTTTGAGACAACAAAGCTGGCATCCTCCATCCTTCCGGCTAGGCTTAAACCAGAGATCAAGCAGTGATAAACTTTTGCATCTGTGGGACATTCAGCGCTCAACATCTGATCAAACAACTCCATTGCCTTGCTAATATTGTTCACATTACAAAAGGAAGTGATTAAGATAGTGTAAGTAACGGCATTGCCTTTCAGACCATCCCTCTGCATCTCCTTGAAGAACTCAAGTGCAGTGTTGAGTCTCCCATGCCTGCACAAACCATCAAGCAAAGTATTGAGGGTGACCACATTTAGCGGTATCCCTTCCTCCTTCATTTTGTCAAAGAGCTCACGACCCCTCTCAATGTCCCCAACTTTGTTGAAACCATCAATCAAACAATTGTACGTAACAGTATTGGGAACACAGCCATCTTGCGATCTCATCTTTCCCATCAAACACAATCCCTCTTCTGGCCTTCCTGCTTTGCAAAGTCCATCAATCAAAGTGTTATAGATAATCACATCTGGTTTAGCTGAAACCCCCTTTACTCCTCCACTCATCTTCTCAAACACCTCCAAGGCAGCATCTAGTCTCCCAGACTTACATAAACGATTGATAAGAATACCAAAAGTAATAAGATTCGGCTTAATGCCCACCTCTTCCATCTTCACCATAAGCTCACTCATCCTCTTAAAATCATTACCTCTTCCCAAAGCTGTCAAAAGCGCATTGCAAGAAGCAGCTTCTACAGCAC
This portion of the Rosa chinensis cultivar Old Blush chromosome 1, RchiOBHm-V2, whole genome shotgun sequence genome encodes:
- the LOC112181807 gene encoding pentatricopeptide repeat-containing protein At3g61520, mitochondrial codes for the protein MNYNLSRSASRHSKPLLHLLKTQTPKPKSPVFILTHHLCTNLSPNPNQPPQDDDTLITQVLQLLQPNEKDWNFDQLHTLLFSNSTSPSSHSVFHITRRLGAPSKAIKFFDYISENVGTTTPPGSNGLLSSAFQAVLELTLREPTSEKKLIKLYKMAKKRNVALDVNTAALLVRSLGTAGMEDEAVMVFNELDSGLKNTHIHNVVIRVLLNMGRVDDALKVLDEMLDPEAKFRVDDFTGDIVIGSLLRKEQKGRRVSVEEIVELVSKFGKHGVFPNSPILTKLVTVLCRNGKVSGAWDVLHDVMDMGGAVEAASCNALLTALGRGNDFKRMSELMVKMEEVGIKPNLITFGILINRLCKSGRLDAALEVFEKMSGGVKGVSAKPDVIIYNTLIDGLCKAGRPEEGLCLMGKMRSQDGCVPNTVTYNCLIDGFNKVGDIERGRELFDKMKEEGIPLNVVTLNTLLDGLCRHGRLNTALEFFKEMQRDGLKGNAVTYTILITSFCNVNNISKAMELFDQMLSAECPTDAKVYHCLISGLSLAGRMEDASFVVSKLKEAGFSMDNVSYNVMINGFSSKNKPDKIHEMIEEMEASGVKPDSVTYNTLLAYLSKAGDFKSAHKVLDRMRDEGIVPTVVTFGTLIHAHCLDGDIDKAMRIFRDMGSKSKIPPNTVIYNDLINSLCKKNDVEQALYLMDDMKDKGVRPNTQTFNALFKGLRENNLLEKAFQFMDRMVEQACNPDYITMEILTEWLSCVGEIRRLRKFVQGYPVSKTEGKAAGFKDRGQSGWFQSDRSQAAGFKATEGKPAGFKATEGKAAGFKVTEGKAAGFKATEGKPAGFKATEGNANII